Genomic DNA from Oreochromis aureus strain Israel breed Guangdong linkage group 13, ZZ_aureus, whole genome shotgun sequence:
AGCGTATTAGTATATCAGTGTAAGCAATATCTTCAACAACAAGCTCCGATCATCTAGCATGCGTCCCCATCGGTATATAACGGTAGCCTGGGGTCAGACGGAGGGGTCTTCTTTTTCAAGGAACAACGTAATGCTACTGCTACAATAATTACAAGTAAAACAGTCACAGTTCCACCTATAGCGGCCCCCGCGTCAACACCGTTTTCTTCGCACTCATCAGCCACCGCAGGCGTTCCTGGCGTTAGCTGCTGAAAGTGacattgtgtgtgtggctgACAGGAGTCAAGTGTTCCGTTGTAAAGTGTCCCGTCGCTACAGTCAGAGCACTTAGTGTCTGTCAAGGCCGTTCCTTTCTGACTGACGCGCTGTCCTGGTTTACAGCGTTTGTGTTCCCGTGCTTTTGTGCAGCTGTGTCCGGTAAGTTGTTCACAGTAGAATCCCTCCAGTGGTTCGCAGAGCGTGTCTGATGTAGTTGTGCACTGCTTCTTTAACTTCAGACCAAGAGtcgagtgacagtttgtgcagggAGTACAGCGGTCCAGTCCATTAGGTTTCTTGGTGAAGGTTCCATCCGCGCAGGGCACACACGATGTACTTCTATACTCATTACAGTGTGTTTTCACTCGACTGCCCGCAAGACATTTCGGGCAGCATTCGTTTCCTATCCGATACTCTGCGTCATAACACGCGAGACCGCTGGAGATTTTAATCAGAATTATCAGAATGACCAGAAAGCGTGCGGGAGTCACAGGTTTCCAGAAACACCTCCCCGAGATGTGAGACGACGGAGTGGGGTGAACAGCAACACCGGGCTCTCTGTGAAAATGAAGACGAACACAGTCCATCGACTCGTTGCTCTTTAAGAATCCCATTTACAAGTACAGAAAACACCCTGGCTCCTGGACGATAGTTCCATGGTTTGAAATAAGAACGATCCAGTTAGTGGCACATCGTACCAGACTTTCATACTGATAATGTGCCCGACCGgtttcccgaccgaggtataTTTTGttcccgaccgaggtataacgtttcccgaccgaggtataatcatttcccgaccgaggtataatcatttcccgaccgaggtataacgtttcccgaccgaggtataatcatttcccgaccgaggtataacgtttcccgaccgaggtataatcatttcccgaccgaggtataaTACGGTCCCGACCGGCGTATAGTGCTTCCCCGACCGGAGTATGCTCACCCGCAACATTTGTATGAACAAAAACATCCTCTTATTTGTGTTGTCCGAATCATCAAGCCGACAAGGATTTAGCTTCAGCGCTTTGGTGTGAGAACAAACCCTTGTTTTTTTACAGCGGGCAATTCAGTGCAATGTGTCACAAGTAGCGGACTGGTTCGTCTGTCTCCATGGAAAAATACATAGTTTTGCAGAAGATAGGCAGCGGACATTACGGGCACGTGTACTGGGTCAAGTGCCGGGAGACTGGCGACAATTACGCCTTGAAATGTCATCAGAACAACGCGGACGACAACGGCGTTTCCGAGTCCACTGTGAGAGAATTATCATGCCTTTCGGCTTTAAGAGGTCATCCGAACATCGTGGAGATGCTTGACTGTTTCCTGTACAATGGGCAAATATCGTCACTGATGCCATATCTTCCCTTGACGTTGTTTGACGTGATGTACCGAACGTGGCGCGGTCTGAGTGTACTACCTATACCTTACATTGCACGTTCCTCTCTTGAGATAGCGAATGCGCTGTCTTACATGCACGGACTAAACATGGTACACAGAGACCTCAAGCCCGAGAACGTGTTACTCACCGCGGACACGCTCACCGTGAAAGTGGCAGATATGGGACTGTCCAGGTACGCCATTGCCAAAGGCATGAGTTCCACCGTTGTGACCGAGCCATACAGAGCCCCAGAATTGTTCGTCAACGGTTGCATCGTGCCTTACACTTGTGCTGTGGACATGTGGAGTTTGGGTGTGATGATAGTAGACGCCATGGAGGCGAAGGTGGCATTTTACGACCCCAAGATCCCTACGGACAAATTCATTGCGGCCGCTTTAGACCCTGAACTGAGCGAGAGCGACAACTACCCCAGCCGCAAAACCGTGATGCCTAATGTCATGCGGCACAAACGTGTCAGCAGAATTGTGTTTAAACTGCTGCAGATGGATCCTAAGAAGAGACTCACCGCACGATCGTTACTGGCCGATGGTCAGTGGAGAAAGGGTTCCCGTGTCACTCCAGACATCATAAGTTATGTAAAACAATGCGTTGTCAATGCTAGATGGGACAAGTGAAGCGCATGTATGCTGTGTACATCTGTACAAGACACCTTTTTGGGTATTGTGATGGAGACGAATAAATGAAAAGTCATGTACATCACTGTGTTTGTCtactttactttattttcaaatgCCAACGCTTGTATTCCATGTGACATATACGGAGGGCACAggctgagcaaaaaaaaaacaaaacacacaggtaCATCTTGTCACAAGCATAAAGTTAAATACATATCATGTATACAGAAACCCCAGAATTGTCACAAGCAGTGGTATATACATCGGTCCTCCGAATGCAACGGGGGCCTTAGAACAGCAAGGAGTCATCTTGTTGAGCGTGTCTTGCAACAGCTTAACTGTGGATCATAAGAGGATAGCACCGTTATGAAGATATGTGATAGGCCGCAAAAAAAACCATGTCGCGTTTGTGCGATTCTTACGTCCTGGTGATGCGGTCCTCAACTGCACCCTGGTCTCAACGTACTCCAGGGTCTTTAACGTAGGCACAGCCCAGTCGAGATCTTCTCTGGGCGCTATAAAGTGAAGCACACGATGTGTAGTTGCATGTTTATTATGTTTGCGTTTAAAACAAGCAAATGTATGTTCACATGTTACCGTACGTACATTCCGTGTCAGAGATCTCGCCGCCAGCGGTTTGCAGGCACGTCTCGTTAGCCGGTCCTACGTATTCGTATATGCACATTCTACAAATGTCAGCTCCGGCAGCAGCGGCAGACGCCTCGGTTAATTGGGACGCGGGACAGCAATCGGTAGGTCTATCGCTTTGGCTCATTGTGGAATTCCACACTACATTCCACACGTACGGATTTTTGCGGTCTACGGGCAACGCGTAGATCTTGTCTACGTTACCGCTTGTCTTGGCCGTGTAACGACGATACACGACCCGGTTATCAGGGTTTGGGATCAGGGGTCTGGCTATGACGACG
This window encodes:
- the LOC116310262 gene encoding cyclin-dependent kinase 2-like; this translates as MEKYIVLQKIGSGHYGHVYWVKCRETGDNYALKCHQNNADDNGVSESTVRELSCLSALRGHPNIVEMLDCFLYNGQISSLMPYLPLTLFDVMYRTWRGLSVLPIPYIARSSLEIANALSYMHGLNMVHRDLKPENVLLTADTLTVKVADMGLSRYAIAKGMSSTVVTEPYRAPELFVNGCIVPYTCAVDMWSLGVMIVDAMEAKVAFYDPKIPTDKFIAAALDPELSESDNYPSRKTVMPNVMRHKRVSRIVFKLLQMDPKKRLTARSLLADGQWRKGSRVTPDIISYVKQCVVNARWDK